The Nakamurella alba sequence GCGGTGTCGGACATGCCGTTCAGCGCCACCACCATGTTGCCGCCGGTCGGGGCCGTGCCGCTGCCGGCGGTCCCGCCGGTGGTGGCGGCGGACCCGGAGTCGTCGGTGCCGCAGGCGACCAGCCACGGGGCCAGGCCCAGCCCGGCCACCCCGAGGGCGCCGAACCGGAGTGCCTGGCGTCGGCTGACGCGGGCGGGAACGCGGTGGGGCTCGTCGGCGCTCATGACACTCCTTGGGAGTTTTGCTTAAGTTAACGGTCGCCGAATATTAGAGTTGCTGTAGTTGAGGGGTAAAGCTCCACCGCGCGATCCACGGTGTCGGGTAACCCACACCGGCCCTGTCACACGATCGCAACACTGCCGGGTTAGCGCGCGTGGAGCTCCGGAACAGCATGCGGGTCGGCGGTCCGGTCGGGCCCGTCGTAGCGTTCGATCTGCACCAGGACCGTCTGCGCGGTCACGGCCTGGCCCATCCGGGAGGATCCGACATCCCGGGACAGCGCGTTGGGATTGCCGTGCACGTCCCAGATCTCGTCGCCACGGAACTCCGGGGTGAACCATGCGCCGGTGGCCAGCAGGGCGACACCGCGGACGAGGTCGTCCCGCAGCTCCGCCCCGGCGAGCACCGACCCGCGGACGTTGAAGATCCGGATCAGGTCGCCGTCGGCGATTCCCCGGTCGGCGGCGTCGGCGGCGTGCAGCACGCACGGTTCGTACCCGCGGATCTTGCTGCCCAGGCTGACCGCGGCCATGTCGAGCTGGCTGTGCAGCCGGGTGGCGGGCTGCGGGGAGAGCAGGTGCAGGGGGTGTTGTGGGTCGGGGTCCCCGAGCCATTCGTAGGGCGCCAGCCAGACCGGATGGCCGGGGCACTCGGGGTACCCGAACCCGGCGACCCGCTCGGAGAACAGTTCGATCCGCCCGCTCGGCGTGGCCAGCGGGTGCGCCGCGGGATCGGCGCGGAAGTCGGCGAACGGGACCTGGGAGTCGGGCACGTCGATCTCGATGCTTCCCAGCCGCCAGAAGTCCTCGAACCCAGGGAGGTCGACGGCATGCACCGCCGCGTCCGCCCGGGCCTGCTCGTACATGTCCGCCAGCAGTTCGCGTTCGGAACGACCACCGGTGAGATCGTCGAGCACACCGAGTCTCTCGGCCAGCCCGCGGAAGATGGCGTGGTCGTTGCGCGCCTCGCCGACCGGCGGCACGACCCGGCGCATCGCGGTGATGAAGGAGTCCTTCGACCCGGCGGCGATGTCGTCCCGTTCCAGCGTGGTGGTGGCCGGCAGCACGATGTCGGCGTGCCGCGCGGTCGGCGTCCACCACGGCTCGTGCACGATGATCGTCTCGGGCCGCTGCCAGGCCCGGACCAGCCGGTTCAGGTCCTGGTGGTGGTGGAACGGGTTGCCACCGGCCCAGTACACGAGCCGGATGTCCGGGTAGGAGTACCGCGCACCGTTGAACTCGTACTCTCGGCCGGGGTGCAGCAGCATGTCGGCCATCCGCGCCACCGGGATGGACCGGCGCAGCGGGTTCCGGGTGGCGGTGAACGCCGGCACGCCGAAACGCCGCCGGTAGTTGCCCGTCCCGGCGATGGACCCGTACCCGAAGCCGAAACCCGTTCCCCGGAGACCGATCCCGCCGAGCACGGCAGCCAGGGCGATCACCGCCCAGTACGGCTGCTCGCCGTGGTCCGCTCTTTGCAGCGACCAGGTGGCGGTGACCATGGTCCGGCCGCCGGCGAGGGTGGCTGCCAGAGCCAGGATGTCCCGCTCCGGGATCCCGGTGATGCCGCTCGCCCAGCCGGCCGACTTCTCGACGCCGTCGGCGCTGCCGTCCAGGTAGGCGAGGTAGCGGTCGGCGCCGACGGTGCACCGGTCCAGGAAGTCCCGGTCGTGACGCCCGGCGCGGACCACCTCCCGGGTGAGCGCCAGGATCAGCGCCGTGTCGGTGCCCGGTCGGATCGGCAGCCAGGACAGGTTCCGGTGCGGCGGGGCGTCGTAGGCGACCGGGTTGACGTTGACCGCCCGCACCCCGTGGTCCAGCGCGTCGAGCAGGCCGAGCCGGGACCGGTGGGCGGCCACCCCACCGGGCTCCACCTGGACGTTCTTCGCCGGGGCACCGCCGAACATCAGCAGCGTGTCCGCGCCTTCCCGGATGTCCTGCCAGGTCGGCACCCCACCGAGCACGGCGGCGGAGTCGCCGACGACGTGCGGCAGCACGGCGTCCGCGGCGCCGAAGCTGTAGTTCGAGATCTGGCCCACGTAGCCGCCCGTGGTGGCCAGGAAGTGCGACAGCTGGGTCTTGGCGTGGTGGAACCGGCCGGCGCTCGACCACCCGTAGGAGCCGCCGAACACCGCGTCGTGGCCGTGCTCGGCCCGCACCCGCAGCAGCTCCCCCGCCACCAGGTCCAGCGCGGTGTCCCAGTCGACCTCGACGTAGCCGTCCTTCCCGCGCCGACCCGGGTCCCCGCCCTCGCGGCCGGACAGCCACCCCCGGCGCACTGCCGGCCGCAGCACCCGGTTCGCCGCGTGCACCGCCGACGGCACCGACTCCAGCAGAGCCGAGGGGTCCGGGTCCTCGGGCACCGGCCGGGCCCGGATCACCCTGCCGTCGGCCACCTCCGGCACGAACGCACCCCAGTGGGAGCTGTGTCGGGGTGTTTCCTGCCGGTGCACCAGGGCCCCTTCCGTCGGCCGGCCGCGACCATCAGTTCTTCTGACGCCGGCGGGTTCTCTCCTTCAGGAGTTATAGCGCCCCGTCCGACGCCCGTCGCACCACCGTGGCGGTCGTCATGACGGAAACGACCGAGCTGCCATGCTGGTCGGATGGAACCCGCTGATCCCGACGTCGCGCGCCGCCGCAGGGGGACGGTGCTGGAGGACGCGATCCTGGAAGCGGCGCTGACCGAGCTGAACGAGCAGGGCTGGAACGGGTTCAGCATGACGCGCGTCGCAGCGACCGCAGGAACGGGGAAGGCATCACTGTACCGGCGCTGGCCGGACAAGCAGTCGCTGGTGCAGGCCGCGGCGGCGAGGATGGCAGCACGCGGCGATGTGAACCGCCCCGAACTGACCGGTCGGCTCCGGTACGACCTCTTCCAGTTCCTGCTCGGCGTCGCGACGTTCCTGACCGGTCCCTTCGGCCAGGTGGTGCGTGGGTTCGTCACGGATGTCGATCCTGCGGCGCTGTCCGGGCCCTTCGTGGTCGACGACCGGATCGCCGCGGTCGACGCCATCCTCGCTGCCGCGCAGCGGACCGGCGAGTTCGACGGGCGCGAGATCCCGGTACATGCGGTCAATGTCGGGTCCAACCTGGTGGTGCACCATTTCCTCGTGCACGGAGCTGTGCCGGACCGGCGGACCATCGGTGAGTTCGTCGACACGGTCTGGCTGCCACTGTTGGTTCCGACCCCTGCGGTCGATCGGCGGCGGACCTCGTAGGGAACTATCCGTTCCTTATTGACCGCGCTTCACCGGACCAGTACGGTGCACACACGATCTGACGGTGCGCCGGACACAGTCCGCCCGTCCGGCGCACCGGTCGTCCGCGCGCCTCGCGAACCCCACTTCTTGATCGACATCAACTGCGGCGCTGTACTTCTCGGGCCATAGTGGATCGCCGCATCGGTATTCAACCATTGACAGCCAGCCGCTCGTCACCGCACAGTTCACATGGTGCCGATCCATTCGGCACTGACTGTCTATTCAAAGGAGAACTGATGGTGGATCGACGCACGCTCTTCCAGGGTGCCGGCGTGGCCGCGGCGGGTGTGGCGCTCTCCGCGACCGCCACCGGGACCGCCGGTGCGGCTCCCGTGCCGCAGGCGGTGGCGGCCGCGGGTCCGAGCGTCTACCGCGACCCGGCCGGCCCGCGCAGCCGGGTGCTGATCGTCAACGACACCGGTGGTGACCCGGACGGACTGTTCTCCACCGCCCACGCGCTGCTCTGCTCGTCGACCGAGGTCCGCGGCATCGTCGCGACCCTGCACAGCAACGGCAGGATCCCCTCGCCGGCTGATCTCTCCGCCACCAAGGCGAAGGAACTGCTCAAGGTGATGGGCTTCCCGAAGATCCCGGTGCACGTCGGGTCGAACACGAAGATGACGAGCCGCACCATCCCGATCGACACACCGGGCGCACGGGCGATCATCGCAGAGGCGAAGCGGACCGACACCACCCTGCCGCTGTACGTCACCGTCGGCGGCAACCTCACCGAGGTGGCCAGCGCCTACCTGCTGGACCCGACCATCGCCGGGACGTTCACCGTCATCTGGATCGGTGGCGGCTCGTACCCCGACGGCGGACCCGAGTACAACCTCGACCAGGACCCGATCGCTGCGCAGGTGGTCTTCAACGACACCAGCATCCCGATCTGGCAGGTGAACCAGGACGCCTACCGGCAGGCCGTGGTGTCCGACACCGAACTGCAGGCGGCCATGCTCGGCTGCGGCAAGGTCGGGCAGTACCTCTGGAACGAGCTGTACACCAACACCATCGTCGCCTACTCGCGCTACATCAACCTGGGCGAGACCTACGTGCTGGGCGACAGTCCCCTGGTCCTGCTCTCCGCGCTCAACCAGGCCTACGACAGCACCGGGGCCAGCGGCACCGGCACCAGCCTGTTCGACACCGTGCCCGCCCCGGTGCTGGGCGCGACCGGCTCGTACACCGAGAACCCCGACGGCCGGCCGATCCGGGTGTACCGCACGATCGACACCCGTCTGATGTTCAACGACTTCTTCGCCAAGATGCTCTTCCGGTACGGAAAGCACTGAGACGCAGTCCTTCCCATACCCCCACCACGACCCGACGGAGTGAAAGATGGTTGATCGTCGTACTTTCCTGCAGGTTGCCGGAGTGGCATCCGGTGTCATCGCGGGTGGCACACTGTCCGCCACGGCGGCGGGCGCCGCCGCGCCGACACCCGCGGCAGCCGGCCCCCTGGTGCCCACCAGCGCCTGGAAGAACCCCAACGGACCGGTGGCCCGGGTCCTGGTGGTGAACGACAACGGCGGCGACCCGGACGGTCTCGTCTCGACGGCCCATGCCGTGCTGAGTAGCGGCGGACAGGTGGTCGGGATCGTCGCCAGCCGCAAGGTGTACCGCTTCGCGCCGAATCCGACATCCGCGGACCAGGCCAAGGCGAAGACCGACGAACTGCTCAAGGTCATGGGAATCAAAGGCATCAAGACCTACGCCGGTTCCATGGATGCGATGACAGCTGTCGATGCGCCGAAGGACTCGGCCGGCGCCCGCGCCATCATCGCCGAGGCCAACCGGACCGACACCACACTCCCCCTGTACGTCACCGTCGGCGGGGCGCTCACCGATGTGGCGAGTGCCCTGCAGCTCGACCCGTCGATCGCCGGGAAGTTCACCCTGATCTGGATCGGCGGCGCCGCCTACCCCGCCGGCGGCGCCGGCGAGACAAATTCGAGCGACGACCCGATCGCCGCGCAGTCGGTGTTCAACAACTCCACGGTCCACATCTGGCAGGTGCCGATCGACGTCTACTCGCAGGCGCTCGTGGGGATGAGCGAATTCCAGCTCGCCATGCTGCCCTGCGGGAAGGCGGGCGGCTACCTGTTCAACGAGATCACCGCGCGGATCGGGCTCTTCCGGCTGAAGGGCGACTCCTACTGCATGGGCGACAACCCCCTCGTGCTGCTCAGTGCCCAGAACCAGGTGTACGACAACGCCGGCAGCAACGGGAAGTTCGTCGTCCGTCCCGCGCCGACACTCAATGCCGACCTGACCTACACCGACAACCCGGCCGGCCGGCCGATCCGCGTCTACACCTCGATCGACACCCACCTGATGTTCAACGACTTCTACGCCAAGATGCTGCTGAAGTACGCGAAGCGCTGAGGCAGGCGACGCCGGATCGCGGCCGGGCGGTCGGGTCCGGCGTCAACCAGCGTCGCCGGGTGTCGTTGTCAGCCCGCGAACGGTGACACGGCTTCGGCCGCACCCGGCTTCCCGCCGTAGATGCCGAGGACGCTCTCGGCGGTCGTCTGGAACCCGACCAACCCGGCCAACTCCGGGGCGAGATCCTCGACGATGCGGGCGAACTCGGCCGCGGCCCGGGGCCCGAGCTCCTCGTACCCGAGCGCGAACAGCTCGCGGGCGTCCTTGCGTGGCCAGTCGTCGGGCAGCAGCTCGACCGGCAGCTGCGGGTCGCGGGTGGAGAACCCGGACCAGAGCTGGGTGAGGAAGGTGCGGGACACCAGTGCATCCCCCGGCTCCATCACGCCGCTGCGGGCGCGTTGCAGGATCGAGCGGGCGCGCACGATGAACCAGTCGTACTCCGCGCGCAGCGACTGCAGGTCCCACGCCCGCTCGGGACCGCCGGCCGCACTGTCGGCCAGGGTGCGGTGGACCGCGCGGAACGCCGAGACGGTCGGCACGCCGAGCTCGGCCAGGGTCCTCAGCGCGGCTTCGACCCGGTCGTGCGGGGTGACCCACACCCCGTCGTACAGCGAGGCGAATCCCAGCCACCGCAACCGGTCCCGCAACACATCACGCAACCGGCGGTTCTCCTCGGGAACGGAGAACGCGACGAGACTCCAGCGCCCGTCCCAGCCGAGGTCCTCGGCCCCGAAGCCGAAGATGCGCACTGCGCCATCCCGGAGCACCTGCGCGGCGCGTGCGCTCAGCGCGTAGAAGGTGCGCCGGCCACGGCGCTCGACATCGAGCAGGCCGCGCCGGGCCATCCGGCTCAGGGTGGCGCGCGCGGCAGCCTCCGGCACACCGAACAGCCGCAGCAACTCGACCAGCGACGCGGACGGCAGCGGTTCCGGGCGCTCCCACCAGTACTCGCCGAGCACCGACATCAGCAGCGTCGCAGGGTGTTCGAACGGCCGGAGCAGATCCTCGCTCGCCTCGACGGCACGGGTGTCGCCGGTTGTCACTGCCGCATCCCCTTTTCCGGTCCGGTGCGGCCGCCGGGCCATCGGTCATGGCGGGCGGCCGGCACGCAACACGTCGTTCACATTCTGGCAACACATGCAGGGCAACAACAGTCGCTGTCCGCGAGGGGACGGTAACCGACCGGTGAACCGGACCCGCACGTGACATGGACAACACTAGACACATCTACCGACGATCGCTACCTTTCCTGTCATCCGAGCAGGACCGGCGGCCCCTCACGCCGCCCCCGAGTCCGTTCAGCGTCGATGCGCTCGCGATCCGCACCTGCACTGCCGGCACCGCCGTCCGCTGTCCCTCGCCGAATGGAGTCGTTGTGTTCCGTCGTACCCTCGCCCGTCGCTCACGGTCCGCCGCAGGGCCGATTGCCCTGCCCATCGCCGCCTTGACCGCGGTCGCCCTGCTGGTCTCGGCCTGCGGGTCGGGCAGCGACACCGCGGCGACCACCACGTCCGCTTCCACCGCGGACTCGGCGTCCACGGCCCAGTCGGCGTCCTCTGCGTCCTCTGCGTCCTCTGCGTCGTCGGCGCCATCTGCGTCGTCGGTGTCCTCGAGCGGGTCCGCTGCCCCGGTCGACCTGTCGGGGCTGGCGGAACAGGCCCAGCTCTCCCCCGGCTTCCCGGTGGACGATGCCCTGCGTTCCGCACTGCCCGCCGACGTGCTGGAGGCGGGCAAGGTCGACGTCGCGCTGTCGGTGGGCATCGCCCCGGTCAACTTCCCGGGCGCGACCGAGACCGATGTCAAGGGAGCACTTCCCGACCTGCAGGCCGGCCTGCAGGGCCTCTTCGGCGTCGAGTTCACCGGCGAGATCTACCCGAGCACCGCCTCCCAGCTGACCGCGCTACAGTCCGGCCGCGTGCAGATGACGCTGTCCACCAACGGCGACACCGCCGAGCGGCAGGAGACGATGGACTTCGTCGACTACATCCGGGTCGACTTCAACGTCGCGGTGGCCGAGGGCAACCCGCTCGGCGTCACCACCCTCGCCGACCTCTGCGGCAAGCGGCTCGGCCAGGTCAAGGGATCGGCCTCGATCCTGGAGAAGATCCAGCCGGCCTGCGCCGCGGCCGGCACCGAGGATCCCGCGGTGTCGGAGTTCGACGACGTCGCCAGCATGCAGCTGGCGCTGGCCTCCGACCGCATCGACGTGTTCGGTGACAACACCTTCAGCACCCTCTGGTCCAAGGCCCAGGGCCAGCCGGTGGACAGCGTGGTCATCCCCGAGCTCGGATCGCTCTACTTCGGCTTCACCTTCATGAAGGGTCAGGACCAGCTCCGCGACGCGATGCTGGCCGGCATGCAGAAGTTGGTCGAGATGGGCTACTACGACGAGGTTCTGCAGCGCTGGGGCCTGAGCGGTGGGGCCATCACTCCCGGCGTCAACCTGGCCACGGCCGCGAGCTGACCCGCCCCGTATCACGGATCCACCAGCACCAGCGAGGAGCATCATGCAGTCCAGCAGCGCCGGCCCGTTGTCCGGTATCAGGATCATCGACTTCACCCGGCTGATCGCCGGTCCGTGCGCCACGGACCTGCTGGCCGGCATGGGGGCCGAGGTGATCAAGGTCGAGTCGGCCGAGGGCGACGCGATGCGGCAGGCCCGCTCCGTCGACGGCGGCGGGTCCCGGACGGCACCGTCCTTCACGGCCTACAACGTCATGAAGTCCTCGCTGGTGCTGGACCTGAAGGATCCGACGGACCTGGAGACCGTCCGGAACCTGTGTCGGGACGCGGATGTCGTGATGCAGGCGTTCCGGCCCGGGGTCATGGAGCGGCTGGGCCTGGGCCCGGAGGCGCTCCGGGAGACCAACCCCCGGCTGGTCTACGGCTCGCTGTCCGCCTTCGGCGACACCGGGCCGGATGCCGCCCGCGGCGGCGTCGACATCGTGATGCAGGCCGAGACAGGCCTGATGTCGGTGACGGGTGAGGAGGGGCGCGGCCCGGTCAAGGTGGGGTTGCCGATCATCGACGCGGTGAGCGGATACGCCTTGGCCCTCGGCATCCTCGGGGCGCTGCTGCAGCGCGAGAGGCAGGACGTCGCCGGTGATGTCGCGGTGTCGATGCTGGACGCCGGCCTGCACCTGCAGGCGCAGCCGGTGGCCGAGTACCTCAGTTCCGGCAGGATCGCGTCCCGGGTCGGCAACAAGGCCCCCTACGCCGCACCCGCCGACGCCTTCACCACCGGCGAGGGCACCCTGGTGCTGTCGGCCCATCTGCCGGGCCACTGGCGCACGCTGTGCCGGCTGCTCGGCCACCCGGAGTGGATCGAGGACCCGCGTTTCGTGACCACCGAGATCCGGGTGCAGCACCGGGCGGAGATCACCGCGCTCATCGAGGCGGAGCTGGCCACCGCGCCGGCCGACCACTGGGTGGAGGTGCTGGGCGGGGCCGGGCTCACGGTCGGCAAGATCCGCGACTACCGGGAGGTGCTGGGGTCGGCCCAGGTGGCGGCGAACGGCTCCGTGCTGGACGCCACCGATGTCGACGGCACCCCGATCCGGATCGTCCGCACCCCGGTGCGCTTCTCCTCCTTCGACGACACCGCCATCGAACGGCACGTCCCCGGCCTCGGCACCGCGGCCGTCCCGCAGGCGGTGTCCGCATGAGCGCCCCGGTGCTGCTGGAGATCCGGGACGGGGTCGGCGTGGTGACGATGTCCCGGCCGGAGCGGATGAACGCCGTCTCGCTCGATCTGGCCCAGGGTCTGCACGACACGCTCGGCGCACTGGCCGTGGACGACGCGGTGCGCGCCGTCGTGCTCACCGGCGCCGGCCCGCGCGCGTTCGGTGCCGGTCTGGACATCCGTGAGGCCGCGACGCTGGACAGCGACCAGCTCGCCCGTCAGCACGAGCTCTACAGCGGCGTGCAGCGGATGATCGCGGACTTCCCGAAGCCCACGATCGCCGCCGTCAACGGTGTCGCGGCCGGCGCCTCGTTCCAGCTCGCGCTGCACTGCGACCTGCTCCTGGCGGCTCCTGCCGCGCGGTTCGGCATGCCCGAGCTGGCGGCGGGCCGCCCGTGCATCATCGGCAGCTACCTGCTGCACCGCCGGATCGGCCCTGGACTGGCCGCCGATCTTGTGCTCACCGGCCGCTGGCTCCCCGCGACGGAAGCAGTGTCCGTGGGACTTGTCTCGCGCATCGTGCAGCCGGAGTTCCTCCTCGAGGCCGCGGTGGAGGCCGCCGCGGCGATCGGCGGGCGCAGCCCGGCGGCCGTCGCCGCCACCCTGTCCTGGTTGCGGGAACTGCGCACCGGTGCGGTCCCCGACCTGGCCGGTGCCTTCGACCGCGGGGCCCGGGTCAGCGCGGAGTCCGCCGATCCGGACGCGGAGCGGGCGGCGCTGGCAGTCCTCACCGGGAGCCGGTCATGACGATGACACTGCACACCGCTTCCGGGATCCGCTCGCAGTTCCCATGTCTGGCCGACCTGGTCTACCTGAACACCGGCACCGTCGGGCCGTTGCCGACCACCGTGATCGAGGCCGCGACCTCGGCCCTGCGCACCGATCTGGAGCGGGGCCGCAGCTCCGGGCGCCGGTTCCAGGGCATCGCCCGCAACCGGACGCGGGCCCGTGAGCTGTGCGCCGCCCTGGTCGGGGTCGAGCCGGCGGCGGTCACCCTCACCTCGGGCACCACCGAGGGCGTGATGATCGCGCTGCGCACGGTCGGCTGGACGTCGGGTGCCGAGTTGCTGGTCTCCGATGCCGAACACCCGGCCGTCACC is a genomic window containing:
- a CDS encoding molybdopterin-dependent oxidoreductase, which gives rise to MHRQETPRHSSHWGAFVPEVADGRVIRARPVPEDPDPSALLESVPSAVHAANRVLRPAVRRGWLSGREGGDPGRRGKDGYVEVDWDTALDLVAGELLRVRAEHGHDAVFGGSYGWSSAGRFHHAKTQLSHFLATTGGYVGQISNYSFGAADAVLPHVVGDSAAVLGGVPTWQDIREGADTLLMFGGAPAKNVQVEPGGVAAHRSRLGLLDALDHGVRAVNVNPVAYDAPPHRNLSWLPIRPGTDTALILALTREVVRAGRHDRDFLDRCTVGADRYLAYLDGSADGVEKSAGWASGITGIPERDILALAATLAGGRTMVTATWSLQRADHGEQPYWAVIALAAVLGGIGLRGTGFGFGYGSIAGTGNYRRRFGVPAFTATRNPLRRSIPVARMADMLLHPGREYEFNGARYSYPDIRLVYWAGGNPFHHHQDLNRLVRAWQRPETIIVHEPWWTPTARHADIVLPATTTLERDDIAAGSKDSFITAMRRVVPPVGEARNDHAIFRGLAERLGVLDDLTGGRSERELLADMYEQARADAAVHAVDLPGFEDFWRLGSIEIDVPDSQVPFADFRADPAAHPLATPSGRIELFSERVAGFGYPECPGHPVWLAPYEWLGDPDPQHPLHLLSPQPATRLHSQLDMAAVSLGSKIRGYEPCVLHAADAADRGIADGDLIRIFNVRGSVLAGAELRDDLVRGVALLATGAWFTPEFRGDEIWDVHGNPNALSRDVGSSRMGQAVTAQTVLVQIERYDGPDRTADPHAVPELHAR
- a CDS encoding TetR/AcrR family transcriptional regulator encodes the protein MEPADPDVARRRRGTVLEDAILEAALTELNEQGWNGFSMTRVAATAGTGKASLYRRWPDKQSLVQAAAARMAARGDVNRPELTGRLRYDLFQFLLGVATFLTGPFGQVVRGFVTDVDPAALSGPFVVDDRIAAVDAILAAAQRTGEFDGREIPVHAVNVGSNLVVHHFLVHGAVPDRRTIGEFVDTVWLPLLVPTPAVDRRRTS
- a CDS encoding nucleoside hydrolase, giving the protein MVDRRTLFQGAGVAAAGVALSATATGTAGAAPVPQAVAAAGPSVYRDPAGPRSRVLIVNDTGGDPDGLFSTAHALLCSSTEVRGIVATLHSNGRIPSPADLSATKAKELLKVMGFPKIPVHVGSNTKMTSRTIPIDTPGARAIIAEAKRTDTTLPLYVTVGGNLTEVASAYLLDPTIAGTFTVIWIGGGSYPDGGPEYNLDQDPIAAQVVFNDTSIPIWQVNQDAYRQAVVSDTELQAAMLGCGKVGQYLWNELYTNTIVAYSRYINLGETYVLGDSPLVLLSALNQAYDSTGASGTGTSLFDTVPAPVLGATGSYTENPDGRPIRVYRTIDTRLMFNDFFAKMLFRYGKH
- a CDS encoding enoyl-CoA hydratase/isomerase family protein — protein: MSAPVLLEIRDGVGVVTMSRPERMNAVSLDLAQGLHDTLGALAVDDAVRAVVLTGAGPRAFGAGLDIREAATLDSDQLARQHELYSGVQRMIADFPKPTIAAVNGVAAGASFQLALHCDLLLAAPAARFGMPELAAGRPCIIGSYLLHRRIGPGLAADLVLTGRWLPATEAVSVGLVSRIVQPEFLLEAAVEAAAAIGGRSPAAVAATLSWLRELRTGAVPDLAGAFDRGARVSAESADPDAERAALAVLTGSRS
- a CDS encoding CaiB/BaiF CoA transferase family protein, producing MQSSSAGPLSGIRIIDFTRLIAGPCATDLLAGMGAEVIKVESAEGDAMRQARSVDGGGSRTAPSFTAYNVMKSSLVLDLKDPTDLETVRNLCRDADVVMQAFRPGVMERLGLGPEALRETNPRLVYGSLSAFGDTGPDAARGGVDIVMQAETGLMSVTGEEGRGPVKVGLPIIDAVSGYALALGILGALLQRERQDVAGDVAVSMLDAGLHLQAQPVAEYLSSGRIASRVGNKAPYAAPADAFTTGEGTLVLSAHLPGHWRTLCRLLGHPEWIEDPRFVTTEIRVQHRAEITALIEAELATAPADHWVEVLGGAGLTVGKIRDYREVLGSAQVAANGSVLDATDVDGTPIRIVRTPVRFSSFDDTAIERHVPGLGTAAVPQAVSA
- a CDS encoding nucleoside hydrolase; translation: MVDRRTFLQVAGVASGVIAGGTLSATAAGAAAPTPAAAGPLVPTSAWKNPNGPVARVLVVNDNGGDPDGLVSTAHAVLSSGGQVVGIVASRKVYRFAPNPTSADQAKAKTDELLKVMGIKGIKTYAGSMDAMTAVDAPKDSAGARAIIAEANRTDTTLPLYVTVGGALTDVASALQLDPSIAGKFTLIWIGGAAYPAGGAGETNSSDDPIAAQSVFNNSTVHIWQVPIDVYSQALVGMSEFQLAMLPCGKAGGYLFNEITARIGLFRLKGDSYCMGDNPLVLLSAQNQVYDNAGSNGKFVVRPAPTLNADLTYTDNPAGRPIRVYTSIDTHLMFNDFYAKMLLKYAKR
- a CDS encoding PaaX family transcriptional regulator produces the protein MTTGDTRAVEASEDLLRPFEHPATLLMSVLGEYWWERPEPLPSASLVELLRLFGVPEAAARATLSRMARRGLLDVERRGRRTFYALSARAAQVLRDGAVRIFGFGAEDLGWDGRWSLVAFSVPEENRRLRDVLRDRLRWLGFASLYDGVWVTPHDRVEAALRTLAELGVPTVSAFRAVHRTLADSAAGGPERAWDLQSLRAEYDWFIVRARSILQRARSGVMEPGDALVSRTFLTQLWSGFSTRDPQLPVELLPDDWPRKDARELFALGYEELGPRAAAEFARIVEDLAPELAGLVGFQTTAESVLGIYGGKPGAAEAVSPFAG
- a CDS encoding transporter substrate-binding domain-containing protein — encoded protein: MTAVALLVSACGSGSDTAATTTSASTADSASTAQSASSASSASSASSAPSASSVSSSGSAAPVDLSGLAEQAQLSPGFPVDDALRSALPADVLEAGKVDVALSVGIAPVNFPGATETDVKGALPDLQAGLQGLFGVEFTGEIYPSTASQLTALQSGRVQMTLSTNGDTAERQETMDFVDYIRVDFNVAVAEGNPLGVTTLADLCGKRLGQVKGSASILEKIQPACAAAGTEDPAVSEFDDVASMQLALASDRIDVFGDNTFSTLWSKAQGQPVDSVVIPELGSLYFGFTFMKGQDQLRDAMLAGMQKLVEMGYYDEVLQRWGLSGGAITPGVNLATAAS